Proteins encoded together in one Salmo trutta chromosome 3, fSalTru1.1, whole genome shotgun sequence window:
- the nkx3-2 gene encoding homeobox protein Nkx-3.2: protein MAVRSNSLMPFSIQAILNKKEDSRHLPDLDICFSKTACWKIFGEMDTGSEDFPAACRSDEGACMASDQKSYDSDSGLSDDNDSKRLAVCKSEKNRDPASDVLEESLQDETDHESTAVDNAKGLSDCEPNVSDSNNLDEASCDKSSDQPKQRKKRSRAAFSHAQVFELERRFNHQRYLSGPERADLAASLKLTETQVKIWFQNRRYKTKRRQMAADLMASAPAAKKVAVKVLVRDDQRQYNPGELLRPPLLALQPSYYYPYAYCLPAWTLSTCAGNQ, encoded by the exons ATGGCCGTTCGCAGCAACTCCTTAATGCCTTTCTCTATCCAAGCCATTTTGAACAAAAAAGAGGACAGTCGACACTTGCCAGATTTGGACATCTGCTTCTCGAAGACTGCGTGTTGGAAAATATTTGGAGAAATGGATACTGGTTCGGAGGACTTTCCCGCGGCGTGTAGAAGTGACGAGGGAGCTTGCATGGCCAGCGACCAGAAAAGTTACGACTCggattcaggtctcagtgatgacaATGACAGCAAGAGGCTGGCGGTTTGCAAGTCCGAGAAAAACAGGGATCCTGCTTCAGATGTCCTGGAAGAAAGTTTGCAGGACGAAACGGACCATGAATCCACTGCTGTCGATAACGCAAAAGGTCTTAGTGACTGTGAACCTAATGTTTCGG ATTCCAACAACCTAGACGAGGCCAGTTGTGATAAAAGTTCGGATCAGCCCAAACAGAGGAAAAAACGTTCAAGGGCTGCGTTCTCCCACGCGCAAGTGTTCGAGCTCGAGCGTAGGTTCAATCACCAAAGATACCTATCCGGACCAGAGAGAGCAGACCTGGCGGCCTCCCTGAAGCTGACAGAGACGCAGGTCAAAATATGGTTCCAGAACCGCAGATATAAAACAAAACGTCGTCAAATGGCTGCCGACTTGATGGCATCGGCCCCTGCAGCAAAGAAAGTGGCTGTGAAAGTGTTAGTTCGGGACGACCAGAGACAGTACAACCCCGGAGAACTACTGCGGCCTCCGCTCCTCGCTCTCCAGCCGTCGTATTACTACCCCTACGCCTATTGCCTCCCGGCATGGACACTCTCTACTTGTGCTGGGAATCAATGA